One Corallococcus exiguus DNA segment encodes these proteins:
- a CDS encoding serine/threonine-protein kinase: MPKRSEDDVTTEELPPKIPALPAPSAPHFLFEVGGVRYEAVRELEVRPSGERLLKVERRVADGALSGLCLVRRIASPSTFMQRTRMIEEVQLAFRLNHPNIAQVFHMEVDEEEDAPYAIMEYVGGPSLETLVCAALVRGKPLSEGFCLYVGAEVADALHYAHTLTSERGVPLGIVHRDVSPRHIALGLHGEVKVLDFGAAYSLLVGREESPENLLRGDVAYASPEYLRKEGLTPRSDVFSLGVLLVEVLTSRHLFEVHDVPVVAVKESRFRPESQPSLPLQQMQALMETFGPDVVEKAVAHLNEDLKAVLHTALRLNPEERFGTAADMRDALRGVIHAQLREPYGRAEAAKESSLVVSEGGQLRDQVEFGEAGLYPDGLEKHELGLPKKE, translated from the coding sequence ATGCCGAAGCGTTCGGAGGATGATGTGACGACGGAAGAGCTGCCGCCCAAAATTCCCGCTCTGCCTGCGCCCAGTGCACCGCACTTCCTCTTCGAGGTAGGGGGTGTGCGCTACGAGGCAGTGCGGGAGCTGGAGGTGCGGCCGAGTGGCGAGCGGCTGCTGAAGGTGGAGCGGCGCGTGGCGGATGGAGCGCTGTCCGGTCTGTGTCTGGTCCGCCGAATTGCCAGCCCATCCACGTTCATGCAGCGCACGCGGATGATTGAGGAGGTGCAGTTGGCCTTTCGCCTCAACCATCCCAACATCGCTCAAGTCTTCCATATGGAGGTGGATGAGGAGGAGGACGCCCCCTACGCCATCATGGAGTACGTGGGTGGACCTTCGCTGGAGACGCTGGTGTGCGCGGCTCTGGTGAGAGGGAAGCCCCTCTCGGAGGGCTTCTGCTTGTACGTGGGTGCGGAGGTGGCGGACGCGCTGCACTACGCGCACACGCTGACGTCGGAGCGAGGGGTGCCCCTGGGCATTGTTCACCGCGACGTGAGCCCCCGGCACATCGCATTGGGCCTCCACGGGGAGGTGAAGGTGCTGGACTTCGGTGCGGCGTACTCGCTGCTGGTGGGACGGGAGGAATCGCCGGAGAATCTGCTTCGAGGAGACGTGGCCTATGCCAGCCCCGAATACCTCCGCAAAGAGGGGCTGACGCCGCGCTCCGACGTCTTCAGTCTGGGTGTGCTGCTGGTGGAAGTCCTCACGAGCCGACACCTCTTCGAGGTGCACGACGTCCCGGTGGTGGCGGTGAAGGAGAGCCGGTTCCGCCCGGAGTCGCAGCCCTCGTTGCCGCTGCAGCAGATGCAGGCCCTCATGGAGACGTTCGGCCCGGACGTCGTCGAGAAGGCGGTGGCCCACCTCAATGAGGACCTCAAGGCGGTGCTGCACACGGCCCTGCGCCTCAACCCCGAGGAGCGCTTCGGGACGGCGGCGGACATGCGGGATGCCCTGCGCGGTGTCATTCATGCCCAGCTCCGCGAGCCTTATGGGCGCGCGGAGGCCGCGAAGGAGTCCTCCCTTGTGGTGTCCGAGGGCGGGCAGTTGCGCGACCAAGTGGAGTTCGGCGAGGCCGGCCTCTACCCGGATGGGCTGGAGAAGCACGAGTTGGGGCTCCCGAAGAAGGAGTAG
- a CDS encoding recombinase family protein — MRKNKSPPTDAKRCAVYTRKSTAAGLEMEFNSLDAQRESCVSYVQRQPGWVLLDESYDDGGFTGANMERPAFQRLLQDVDAGRVDVVVVYKVDRLSRSLLDFAKVMERLNAGGASFVSVTQNFSTADAMGRLTLNMLMSFAEFEREMISERTRDKVAAARRKGLWTGGRAPLGYEVKDKRLVVNEYEAVVVREAFELYLQHQQASAVSRLLNEVGRKTKRYEAQSGATRAARKWTTQDVLRLLRSPLYAGFVPYGDEMHPGEHSPIVDRATFHRVQDILEGRGPGLQYHGRNPDYVLRGLLRCGMCGEAMTPGSTRKGTREYRYYRCVTRDKQGKEGCRASPLPAAALEDFVVARLREVSVGGGFATQVHARLTSRLEEKHKALRAERAQLPKDLARRAGESAKWVDSLSKLEGPARRLLEEKLTAAEEEVAGIEKRLVEVERALDAMEGEKLEAAWVAQALADFDAVWDALTAANRGRLLQALIGRVVVDEETDRVDVHLAPAGDSATPAHEEVAA, encoded by the coding sequence ATGAGGAAGAACAAGTCGCCACCCACGGACGCGAAGCGCTGCGCCGTCTACACGCGCAAGTCCACGGCGGCGGGCCTGGAGATGGAGTTCAACTCGCTGGACGCCCAGCGCGAGTCCTGTGTCTCCTACGTGCAGCGCCAGCCCGGCTGGGTGTTGTTGGATGAGAGCTACGACGACGGCGGCTTCACCGGCGCCAACATGGAGCGGCCAGCCTTCCAGCGGCTGTTGCAGGACGTGGACGCGGGCCGGGTGGACGTGGTGGTGGTGTACAAGGTGGACCGCCTCTCCCGCAGCCTCCTCGACTTCGCGAAAGTCATGGAGCGCCTCAACGCGGGAGGCGCGTCCTTCGTCTCAGTGACGCAGAACTTCAGCACGGCGGACGCCATGGGGCGGCTGACGCTGAACATGCTGATGAGCTTCGCCGAGTTCGAGCGGGAGATGATTTCCGAGCGCACACGGGACAAGGTGGCCGCCGCGCGCCGTAAGGGTCTGTGGACGGGGGGACGCGCTCCGCTGGGCTACGAGGTGAAGGACAAGCGCCTCGTGGTGAATGAGTACGAGGCGGTGGTGGTGCGGGAGGCCTTCGAGCTGTACCTCCAGCACCAGCAGGCCTCGGCGGTGTCACGCCTCCTCAACGAGGTGGGGCGCAAGACGAAGCGCTACGAGGCTCAGAGCGGTGCCACGCGCGCGGCTCGGAAATGGACGACGCAGGATGTGCTGCGCCTCTTGAGGAGTCCCCTGTACGCGGGCTTCGTGCCGTATGGCGACGAGATGCACCCGGGAGAGCACTCGCCGATTGTGGACAGGGCCACCTTCCATCGGGTGCAGGACATCCTGGAGGGCCGCGGCCCCGGCCTCCAGTACCACGGGCGCAACCCGGACTACGTGCTGCGAGGCCTGTTGCGCTGCGGCATGTGCGGCGAGGCCATGACGCCCGGTTCCACGCGCAAGGGCACGCGCGAGTACCGCTACTACCGCTGCGTCACCCGGGACAAGCAGGGGAAGGAGGGGTGCCGGGCCTCTCCTCTTCCAGCAGCCGCCCTGGAGGACTTCGTCGTCGCCCGGCTGCGGGAAGTCTCGGTAGGTGGGGGCTTCGCGACGCAGGTGCATGCCCGCCTCACGTCGCGGCTGGAGGAGAAGCACAAGGCCCTGCGCGCGGAGCGCGCGCAGCTCCCGAAGGATTTGGCCAGGCGCGCCGGGGAGTCCGCGAAGTGGGTGGACTCCCTCTCCAAGTTGGAGGGCCCAGCCCGGCGTCTCCTGGAGGAGAAGCTGACGGCAGCGGAGGAGGAGGTCGCCGGTATCGAGAAGCGGCTGGTGGAGGTGGAGCGCGCCCTGGACGCCATGGAGGGGGAGAAGCTGGAGGCGGCCTGGGTGGCCCAGGCCTTGGCGGACTTCGACGCGGTGTGGGACGCCCTCACGGCCGCCAACCGGGGGCGCCTGCTGCAGGCCCTCATCGGCCGAGTCGTGGTGGACGAGGAGACGGACAGAGTGGACGTGCACCTTGCTCCTGCCGGGGACTCCGCGACGCCCGCGCACGAGGAGGTGGCGGCGTGA
- a CDS encoding helix-turn-helix domain-containing protein, whose product MYIHPDTRAVALPKEPSRPLPTIIGDTARVARLRANLTQVEVAHLIDISPIVYSRLERGRMLPSVQTLYRLCPALRTTPNELLGYRVSLPPDVVAAAKESLLRRVRQLDEHQALALVQLLPDVR is encoded by the coding sequence ATGTATATCCACCCTGACACCCGCGCCGTCGCCCTTCCGAAGGAGCCCTCCCGCCCCTTGCCCACCATCATCGGCGACACCGCGCGCGTCGCACGCCTTCGCGCTAACCTGACACAGGTGGAGGTGGCCCACCTCATCGACATCTCTCCCATCGTCTACAGCCGGCTCGAGCGAGGGCGAATGCTCCCCAGCGTCCAGACGCTGTACCGACTGTGCCCCGCCCTCCGCACCACGCCCAACGAGTTACTGGGCTACCGCGTCTCCCTGCCACCGGACGTCGTCGCCGCCGCCAAGGAGTCCCTGCTCCGCCGTGTGCGCCAGTTGGACGAGCACCAGGCCCTCGCCCTCGTCCAACTCCTACCGGACGTGCGCTGA
- a CDS encoding helix-turn-helix domain-containing protein translates to MNEQLATHLGAIARLAREQMSLTQVQVAERVGMASAVYSRIERGHMIPSVETLKKLCIELMVSPEDMMGLTESPDRGAPTRPEDDVTLRRLLFLARKLDAAKLDALVRITTELAR, encoded by the coding sequence ATGAATGAACAGCTTGCAACGCACCTTGGCGCCATCGCCCGCCTCGCCAGGGAGCAGATGAGCCTGACGCAAGTCCAAGTCGCGGAGCGCGTCGGGATGGCCTCCGCCGTCTACAGCAGAATTGAACGCGGGCACATGATTCCCAGCGTCGAGACGCTGAAGAAGTTGTGCATCGAGTTGATGGTCTCTCCGGAGGACATGATGGGCCTCACCGAGTCGCCTGACAGAGGGGCTCCCACTCGGCCGGAGGATGACGTCACCTTGCGCCGGCTTCTCTTCCTCGCGCGGAAGCTCGACGCGGCGAAGCTGGACGCCCTCGTCCGCATCACCACCGAGTTGGCCCGCTGA
- a CDS encoding DUSAM domain-containing protein, with protein sequence MSETVDWGPIRELARRVSTTGARLALTTEAKALLRRTAAEVGISDSEAESALATEEGALGLLSEESRRIREGSHRLMDALHRMYQHKDKGDFGRARQEMRDVLKVEVVPHYRALAEGQLEDMADAP encoded by the coding sequence GTGAGTGAAACCGTTGACTGGGGCCCGATTCGCGAACTGGCACGTCGTGTCTCCACCACAGGAGCGCGCTTGGCCCTTACAACTGAGGCGAAGGCTCTGCTGAGGCGCACGGCCGCCGAGGTGGGCATCAGCGACAGTGAGGCCGAGAGCGCGCTCGCCACGGAGGAGGGTGCGTTGGGCCTCTTGAGCGAGGAGTCCCGGCGCATCCGAGAAGGCTCCCATAGGCTCATGGACGCGCTGCATCGGATGTACCAGCACAAGGACAAGGGCGACTTCGGACGCGCCCGCCAGGAGATGCGGGACGTCCTAAAGGTGGAAGTCGTGCCCCACTACCGCGCCCTCGCCGAAGGGCAGCTCGAAGACATGGCCGACGCGCCGTAG
- a CDS encoding DUF2381 family protein, producing MHHSVTAGLFLLLLAGEGSALAQSPSPAVGLSVRRIELVSDDAQPVAEVAVSPGLSTVFLFDSEVSREGLTLEGRERFAMVDAGLNTLRLVPSEKISAGERLKLTVRFQDGSAPASATIVLVAHPARSEALIEVYRRRRGVETYQEEVRQARIEAEQCKEENVRLRAERSAPDGVTGLISTSVLNGRGLDFRDVTKGVTLGPGGAAAKHYVNAYRAARRVAVEVGLKSVGDAQPWTAKGATLRGKANEELKVLQVWQSGPLGPAPDVQRVVVEAESASESPQGPFTLKLWDADVRRTVTLGNITFP from the coding sequence GTGCATCATTCAGTGACGGCCGGTCTGTTTTTACTTCTCCTCGCAGGTGAGGGGTCGGCTCTGGCGCAGTCGCCCTCGCCCGCCGTGGGGCTGAGTGTTCGCCGAATCGAGCTGGTCTCGGATGATGCTCAGCCAGTGGCTGAAGTGGCGGTGAGCCCAGGGCTATCGACGGTGTTCCTCTTTGATTCGGAGGTGAGTCGAGAAGGGCTGACGCTCGAGGGACGCGAGCGCTTCGCGATGGTGGACGCTGGACTCAATACCTTGCGCTTGGTCCCTTCAGAGAAAATCTCCGCTGGAGAACGGCTCAAGTTAACGGTGCGCTTCCAGGATGGATCTGCCCCGGCAAGTGCGACGATTGTCCTGGTCGCACACCCAGCACGGTCGGAAGCGCTCATTGAGGTGTATCGACGCAGGAGGGGCGTCGAGACATACCAGGAGGAGGTTCGGCAGGCGCGCATCGAGGCTGAGCAGTGTAAAGAGGAGAATGTGCGTCTGCGCGCGGAGCGAAGTGCACCTGATGGAGTGACGGGACTCATTTCGACGTCGGTCCTGAACGGGCGCGGGCTTGATTTCCGCGACGTGACCAAGGGTGTGACCCTGGGCCCAGGCGGGGCGGCAGCCAAACACTATGTCAATGCATACCGCGCAGCCCGCCGGGTGGCTGTAGAGGTCGGCCTCAAGTCAGTGGGGGATGCCCAACCGTGGACTGCGAAGGGGGCAACCCTCCGGGGCAAGGCCAACGAGGAGTTGAAGGTGCTTCAAGTGTGGCAGTCCGGCCCCTTGGGCCCGGCCCCGGATGTTCAGCGAGTGGTGGTGGAAGCCGAGTCCGCGTCGGAGTCACCTCAAGGACCCTTCACGCTCAAGCTCTGGGATGCGGATGTGCGCCGCACCGTCACCCTGGGCAACATCACCTTCCCATAA
- a CDS encoding serine/threonine-protein kinase has protein sequence MRDNGPPAVLSPGDVVKGYTVVRHLDQGGFGTVYLATNDGQPCALKLVERQRVEGRVEREITILLSVKHPNVVGIRGFSYWQLREREFALIAMEYVEGRKLSAWVKEENPSARRIAKVTLDVARALVASHEAGVVHRDVKDANVMVRDADGLAVLVDYGIGDYKGAPGITQSMLPPGTMEYRPPEAWLFMEQHAGHRGARYVSVPSDDMWALGTVLYRLLTARLPFDEATDPEYVQAVIGKSPVPPHLVNRFVPERLGMLCMRLLEKDPAVRPDASAVCAALEELLAEAEREAWDTPLFEAYGPNSATTEGEVNALTRWAKRPLRQMRRGKAPGPELPAVPGEGKPAALPPEAPLAPAATRLMEAQLPGLALEAGVGAEATMEADAAPQAAPVPPVVELGRRSFLSRLRMGRVLGVGLLAVALTAGAILSQQQPSPPGARHSSSPGQEVAPYTKKPQAAPAAAPTGPEATPAAVVPPATLPEVTATVTTPQSDTPSSPPVPAKKATRSARSALATTVLCGAMACTGPQVRPAPDSEPCPEGATKGMKMLGMDIGDDAAASFVQGEEKYVTVREGPAQIIFLASGGATLSGRQFVADRLYVRLTRARTSKGSFPVCLEVLDTSRNRGLEIEGGGGDSGKARVYSAVFVKAVSEFE, from the coding sequence ATGAGGGACAACGGCCCCCCGGCCGTGCTGTCCCCTGGGGACGTGGTGAAGGGCTACACGGTGGTGAGGCACCTGGACCAGGGCGGCTTCGGCACCGTGTACCTCGCGACGAACGACGGGCAGCCCTGCGCCTTGAAGCTCGTGGAGCGGCAGCGCGTCGAGGGGCGGGTCGAGAGAGAAATCACCATCCTCTTGAGCGTGAAGCACCCCAACGTGGTGGGGATTCGCGGCTTCTCGTATTGGCAACTGCGGGAGCGCGAGTTCGCCCTCATCGCCATGGAGTATGTGGAGGGGCGGAAGCTGAGCGCGTGGGTGAAGGAGGAGAACCCTTCGGCCCGGCGGATTGCGAAGGTGACGCTCGACGTGGCGCGGGCGCTGGTGGCCTCGCACGAGGCAGGGGTGGTGCACCGGGACGTGAAGGACGCCAACGTCATGGTGCGCGATGCGGACGGCCTGGCGGTGCTGGTGGACTACGGCATTGGGGACTACAAGGGCGCCCCTGGCATCACCCAGTCGATGCTGCCGCCGGGGACGATGGAGTACCGGCCCCCCGAGGCGTGGCTCTTCATGGAGCAGCACGCGGGGCACAGAGGCGCCCGCTACGTGTCCGTCCCCTCGGACGACATGTGGGCCCTGGGCACTGTCCTCTACCGCCTCCTCACGGCGAGGCTGCCCTTCGACGAGGCGACGGACCCCGAGTACGTCCAGGCTGTCATTGGCAAGTCGCCTGTGCCCCCTCACCTCGTCAACCGCTTCGTCCCGGAGCGGCTGGGCATGTTGTGCATGCGGCTGCTGGAGAAGGACCCTGCTGTGCGTCCCGACGCGAGCGCTGTCTGTGCGGCCCTGGAGGAGTTGCTGGCCGAGGCGGAAAGGGAGGCGTGGGACACGCCCCTGTTCGAGGCGTATGGCCCGAACTCAGCAACCACCGAGGGCGAGGTGAACGCGCTGACTCGGTGGGCGAAGCGGCCCCTGCGCCAGATGCGCCGGGGCAAGGCGCCCGGGCCAGAGCTGCCGGCAGTCCCGGGCGAAGGCAAGCCCGCGGCCTTGCCACCCGAGGCACCGCTGGCGCCTGCGGCTACGCGGCTCATGGAGGCGCAACTGCCGGGCTTGGCGCTCGAGGCGGGGGTGGGGGCGGAAGCCACAATGGAGGCGGACGCCGCGCCGCAAGCGGCGCCTGTGCCCCCCGTCGTCGAGTTGGGGCGGCGCTCATTTCTCTCGCGACTCCGGATGGGGCGTGTGCTGGGGGTGGGGCTGCTGGCCGTCGCCCTGACTGCAGGAGCGATTCTCTCGCAGCAGCAGCCCTCGCCACCCGGGGCTCGGCACTCCTCCAGTCCCGGCCAAGAAGTAGCGCCATATACAAAGAAACCTCAAGCTGCCCCGGCCGCAGCTCCCACCGGGCCGGAGGCAACACCTGCGGCCGTCGTGCCTCCCGCGACGCTTCCCGAGGTGACTGCCACCGTGACGACACCCCAGAGTGACACCCCTTCCTCTCCACCCGTGCCTGCCAAGAAGGCCACGAGGAGCGCCCGCAGTGCTCTGGCGACGACGGTCCTCTGCGGCGCGATGGCTTGCACGGGCCCGCAAGTGCGCCCTGCTCCGGATTCCGAACCGTGCCCGGAAGGAGCCACCAAGGGCATGAAGATGCTGGGCATGGATATTGGGGACGATGCGGCTGCGAGCTTCGTCCAGGGGGAGGAGAAATACGTAACGGTGAGGGAGGGCCCTGCGCAGATTATCTTTCTGGCGTCGGGTGGTGCCACGCTGTCTGGGCGACAATTTGTGGCTGACCGTCTCTATGTCCGACTGACCCGAGCGCGGACGAGCAAGGGAAGCTTCCCCGTCTGCCTGGAGGTGCTGGACACCTCTCGCAATCGCGGACTGGAAATAGAGGGTGGCGGAGGGGATTCCGGAAAGGCTCGTGTGTACTCTGCCGTTTTCGTCAAGGCCGTGAGTGAGTTTGAATGA
- a CDS encoding DUF2924 domain-containing protein → MAKKETARAARQQLAAVPQQLAALASMSVPDLAEKYLELYGEPTRSRNRDYLKKRLSFRIQELAEGSLSTRAVTRIAELGDKLPERWRMRQVEEAKPSAPHPSVSDVRAAAADVRAPAADGRDARLPPPGTVLTRAFKGTQHRVTVREDGIEYGGQLHRSLSSVAKLITGTAWNGFTFFGLKDGSPKAVKS, encoded by the coding sequence ACTGCGCGGGCCGCGCGCCAGCAGTTGGCGGCCGTGCCACAGCAACTGGCCGCGCTGGCCAGCATGTCGGTGCCGGATTTGGCGGAGAAGTACCTGGAGCTCTACGGCGAGCCGACGCGCTCCCGGAACAGGGACTACCTGAAGAAGCGCCTGTCCTTCCGGATTCAGGAGCTGGCCGAAGGGAGCCTCTCCACGCGCGCCGTGACACGCATTGCCGAACTGGGCGACAAGCTGCCGGAGCGCTGGAGGATGCGACAGGTGGAGGAAGCGAAGCCCTCCGCGCCACATCCATCCGTTTCGGACGTGCGCGCCGCCGCTGCGGACGTACGCGCACCCGCTGCGGACGGGCGCGACGCGCGCCTGCCCCCGCCGGGCACGGTGCTGACGCGCGCCTTCAAAGGCACGCAGCACCGGGTGACGGTGCGCGAGGACGGCATTGAATACGGGGGCCAGCTTCACCGCAGCCTCTCCAGCGTGGCCAAGCTGATTACGGGCACGGCCTGGAATGGCTTCACCTTCTTCGGGCTCAAGGACGGCAGTCCGAAGGCGGTGAAGTCATGA
- a CDS encoding BsuBI/PstI family type II restriction endonuclease: MALEEEVTKIRNAALKAGRGPVPVTLQGVTKERIREVLAGIDRVSEELVDVVFALLDDQQPSWFSKAPSGAKFADGASTAHLACHVGILQRGDRKLDREGRDYWIKPLREVGAVNAVTLDPARREFVAGHPVAKSSNSAYRLAEDFKALLQVSPKEAKTMLGSWIAEDAVRRRLDLQAKLAEHVRAATDTKHSDLIKASCEFYAPKFLPGFEVLYIDDGDGDRVPEDAKKRMASAGLELRLEDAMPDVLLYSPGTGAFWIIEAVTSDGEVDFHKVQQAKRFIHRGRPNASIGFTTTYRSWKDAAARQSKHKNLAPGTMLWILEDPSRQFHVESFE, translated from the coding sequence GTGGCGCTTGAGGAAGAAGTCACCAAGATTCGCAATGCGGCTTTGAAGGCCGGCAGGGGCCCTGTTCCTGTGACGCTCCAGGGCGTCACCAAGGAGCGGATTCGCGAGGTGCTTGCCGGCATCGATAGAGTCTCCGAAGAGTTGGTTGATGTCGTGTTCGCTCTTCTCGACGACCAGCAGCCGAGCTGGTTCAGCAAGGCGCCGTCCGGTGCCAAGTTTGCTGATGGCGCTTCAACGGCCCACCTGGCGTGCCATGTAGGGATTCTTCAGCGCGGGGACCGCAAGCTGGACCGAGAGGGACGCGACTATTGGATCAAGCCGCTGCGCGAGGTGGGCGCCGTCAACGCGGTGACGCTCGATCCGGCTCGTCGAGAATTCGTCGCCGGCCATCCTGTCGCGAAGTCCTCAAACTCCGCGTATCGCCTCGCCGAGGACTTCAAGGCGCTTCTCCAAGTGTCGCCGAAGGAAGCGAAGACGATGCTCGGCTCGTGGATCGCTGAGGATGCTGTTCGTCGCCGGCTCGATCTCCAGGCCAAGCTGGCCGAGCATGTGCGCGCGGCGACGGACACCAAGCACAGCGACCTCATCAAGGCCTCGTGTGAGTTCTACGCGCCAAAGTTCCTCCCAGGTTTCGAGGTTCTCTATATCGACGATGGCGACGGCGACCGAGTCCCCGAGGACGCGAAGAAGCGCATGGCAAGTGCCGGCCTTGAACTTCGCCTCGAAGATGCGATGCCGGACGTGCTCCTCTACAGCCCGGGCACCGGCGCCTTCTGGATTATCGAGGCGGTGACGAGTGACGGCGAGGTCGATTTCCACAAGGTCCAGCAGGCGAAACGCTTCATCCATCGCGGGCGACCCAATGCGTCGATCGGCTTCACGACGACGTACCGCTCATGGAAAGACGCGGCAGCAAGGCAAAGCAAGCACAAGAACCTCGCTCCTGGGACCATGTTGTGGATCCTTGAGGACCCCTCGCGACAGTTTCATGTTGAGAGTTTCGAGTAG
- a CDS encoding PspA translates to MQNDMKGIIQTAVAEAVEKTLGRQVELQERQLELLGKIAQFLGIESGSTPAPKRTPEPPPASKRPSAPATGPAPKRPSSVRVRKWVKPEAAAKPTRAGPAPQRSRGRPRTAGRTVASVPKSSPSPAPPVAYEVGQEVRYKQGRGAFNATVKAVDEKAKTVTLARVSDNLKVVRPFDKVTPA, encoded by the coding sequence ATGCAGAACGACATGAAGGGCATCATCCAGACTGCGGTGGCGGAGGCGGTGGAGAAGACACTGGGCCGGCAGGTGGAGCTGCAGGAACGACAACTGGAGCTGCTGGGGAAGATCGCTCAATTCCTGGGCATTGAGTCTGGCTCGACGCCCGCGCCGAAGCGCACGCCCGAGCCTCCTCCCGCGTCGAAGCGCCCGTCCGCGCCTGCCACCGGGCCCGCGCCGAAGCGCCCGTCCTCGGTGCGCGTGCGGAAGTGGGTGAAGCCGGAGGCCGCGGCGAAGCCCACGCGGGCCGGGCCTGCGCCCCAGAGGAGCCGAGGGCGCCCGCGTACGGCGGGACGCACGGTGGCGTCCGTCCCCAAATCCAGTCCCAGCCCCGCACCGCCTGTCGCATACGAGGTGGGGCAGGAGGTGCGCTACAAGCAGGGGCGGGGCGCCTTCAATGCGACGGTGAAGGCCGTCGACGAGAAGGCGAAGACGGTGACGTTGGCGCGTGTCTCCGACAACCTGAAGGTGGTGCGCCCCTTCGACAAGGTGACGCCAGCCTGA
- a CDS encoding Eco57I restriction-modification methylase domain-containing protein, with amino-acid sequence MTPPPPLSKLLSDADSRRKSATAELVQGSRSDLGQFLTPAPVARLMAGMFAELPARIRLLDPGAGVGGLTAAFAAETCLRGGGQAIVATAYEVDEVLAPHLRETYANCRATCGKHDVGFTGRVRNEDFLEAAVNELRGDFSSPPVGLFNAAIMNPPYRKIGTASRERRLVRSVGLDATNLYAAFVALTVRLLEPDGQIVAIIPRSFCNGPYFRTFRDTLLSETAILRIHVFDSRKDAFRDDGVLQENVIIHVRKSKAKPHKVIISSSSGGPDGNVVERLLPYRDVVRAANDDQFIHLPTDADDDRTARWMATLPETLKSIGLTVSTGRVVDFRAKDYLRPVPSKTTVPLIYPCHFSNGTISWPKLDARKPNALEDCAKTHSLLVPRGYYVVTKRFSSKEERRRLVAAVYDPEVMTAPQVGFENHLNYFHRGGEGLSKEEAFGLCAFLNSEPIDRYFRQFNGHTQVNATDLRSLRYPSLDVLRELGKLRLVPGTPELEASIRERYPLD; translated from the coding sequence ATGACGCCGCCCCCTCCTCTTTCAAAACTTCTCTCCGACGCGGATTCGCGCCGTAAGTCGGCGACCGCCGAACTCGTTCAAGGAAGTCGAAGCGACCTCGGCCAGTTCCTCACTCCAGCTCCGGTCGCGCGCCTCATGGCCGGCATGTTCGCTGAGTTGCCGGCACGCATCCGGCTCCTCGATCCAGGAGCAGGCGTGGGCGGCCTCACCGCTGCATTTGCGGCAGAAACGTGCCTACGCGGAGGCGGCCAGGCGATTGTCGCAACGGCATACGAAGTTGACGAAGTTCTCGCGCCACACCTGCGCGAGACCTACGCAAACTGCCGGGCAACATGCGGAAAGCACGACGTCGGATTTACGGGACGTGTGCGAAATGAAGACTTTCTCGAAGCTGCCGTGAATGAACTGAGGGGCGACTTCTCATCGCCGCCAGTCGGCCTGTTCAATGCAGCCATCATGAACCCGCCGTATCGGAAAATCGGAACGGCGTCGAGGGAGCGCCGGTTGGTTCGGAGCGTCGGCCTCGACGCAACCAATCTCTACGCAGCCTTCGTGGCGCTCACCGTTCGCCTATTGGAGCCCGATGGGCAGATCGTCGCCATCATCCCGAGATCATTCTGCAACGGGCCGTACTTCCGCACCTTTCGCGACACACTACTCTCGGAGACAGCGATCCTTCGCATCCACGTCTTCGATTCACGTAAGGACGCATTTCGTGACGATGGCGTACTGCAAGAGAACGTCATCATCCACGTTCGCAAGAGCAAAGCGAAGCCGCACAAGGTCATCATCTCGTCGAGTTCCGGTGGCCCCGATGGAAACGTAGTCGAGCGGCTCTTGCCCTATCGCGACGTGGTTCGAGCTGCCAATGACGATCAGTTCATCCACCTCCCTACGGATGCCGACGATGACCGAACGGCACGATGGATGGCAACGTTACCGGAAACCCTCAAGTCGATCGGGCTGACTGTCTCCACCGGACGCGTGGTCGACTTCCGCGCGAAGGATTATCTGCGGCCAGTTCCCAGCAAGACGACAGTACCGTTGATCTATCCGTGCCACTTCAGCAATGGCACGATCTCTTGGCCGAAGTTGGACGCCCGCAAGCCGAATGCACTCGAAGACTGCGCCAAAACCCACAGTTTGCTGGTTCCTCGCGGATACTACGTTGTGACAAAGCGCTTCTCATCAAAGGAGGAGCGCAGGCGCTTGGTCGCGGCCGTTTACGACCCTGAGGTCATGACCGCGCCGCAGGTCGGCTTCGAGAACCACCTCAACTACTTTCATCGAGGTGGTGAGGGGCTGAGCAAGGAGGAAGCCTTTGGTCTCTGCGCATTCCTCAACTCGGAGCCCATCGATAGATACTTCAGGCAATTCAACGGACACACTCAGGTCAATGCGACTGACCTTCGGAGCCTCAGGTACCCAAGTCTTGATGTGCTCCGAGAGCTGGGAAAGCTCCGGTTGGTGCCCGGTACGCCCGAACTGGAGGCCTCGATTCGCGAGCGCTACCCGCTCGATTGA